TTCGACAAACAAATCCAATCGGGTTGCTTTCATTGGTTGGGCTTCAGGAGCAAGTAAACTTGACCGGAACACATAACCGCTCGTATCTTCTCCCTCTTTTCTAAACCGCTTGCTGTCCATAATCCTTGTTTCCATAATAGATAAATCAAGTTCTTCAATCACCCTCTGATATGCTTCATACAAGCCTGTCCTTTCCCTGCCGTCCACTTGGTTCCAAAACAGCCACAATTTTTGCTTTACGTTATTGTCTTCGGTTTGAGGAAGCCCGAGGAATGCTTTAGTAAAACCCAATGTGCTTTCAACGACCAATCGGTCAGCGGTAATCGGCGAAAAGATAAAGTCCATTTTTTTTAAGGTGGTAAGCACACCTTTGGTATTTGCCGTTCCCGGCAAATCAAAGAAAATCACGTCCGGCTCTACCGCCGATTTCTTGATATATTCCGATGCCATATCCAAAGCCGTTTCAGCCTTGCATTTAATTATCGGATAGGCTTTTTTAGCGATTTCCTGAAACTGTTTCAGTGCTGCCTTTTTATGGTAATCATTTTGAATGATAGTTCTCTTATCCCGTTCACGCATTTTGGTCAGGCTGTGCTGTGGAAAGTCGCAATCCATTACCACGACATTGTAACCCAAGCGGTAGTGAAGCACACTTGCCAGCAAGGTGGTCATCGTCGATTTTCCTACACCACCTTTTTGGGTGGCGAAGCTGATTTTTAAAGTTTCTTTTGTTGTTTCCATTATTTAAAAATTTATTGTTTCACGTTTTGTCATTTTAAAAGGATTGAATTTGGGTTTATTGAAAAATTCACTTTTTACCTTTTTTCTGTATTTCCTATTGTATGTTTTCCTACCTTGTTTTTTGCTTTCTTTTCTGTCTTGGCAGGTTGTAAACCTTGCAAATGATAAAGTGCTTTACCGCTTTTATGCTTTTGCACTTTTATAGTTTTATGCTTTTAAAACCTTATTCTTTTATTACAAAGAGCCTGTTTTCCAATCCTGTCTTATTACCCGTTTAGATACTTGTTTTCATTACCTGTTCAGATACTTTGTTTTACTGCCTGCACTAAAACTTTAGGGCAAATAAAGCGAATGATTTATCTGGTTAGTGGGATGTGGCACTGTTTGGCGTTCATTGGCGGTGTTTGGCACTGTACGGCAGTACAATGCTTTCATAAAGAGGGCTTTACTTTGTATAATGATTTTTATTAACGGATTTATGCAAAACCGAAGAGGTAAAATGGATTTTAACAGCGACGGCTTCGAGCCGTTTTTCCCTGTTAAATTCAATCCGACCCGTAGGGCGGATTTTTGTGTTCATCAGAACACGGCAAGTTGTGTTTTGAGCATCTCGAAACGATTTCCGATGCTCAAAACAACTTGCCCTTGCAGGGAGCAGAAAACGTCCTCCGAAGTCGGCGTTTTGTATGAACTTAAAATGGATTAGTGATGAATGAGAACAGCAAAAAGCAGTTAAAAAAGACAGGGCGTCCTCTTAAAAACGACCCTGCGAAAATCCGGTACACGATTTCTTTTAACGAGGAAGAACACGCCCGTTTTCTTGCCCTGTTTGACCAATCGGGTATGCAGGTTAAAGCACATTTTATAACGTCCTGCATCTTCGACAAGACGATGAAGTCCGTTCAAATTGATAAAGGAACAGTTGATTTCTATATGCGATTGACTTCGTTTCACAGTCAATTCCGCTCAATCGGGGTTAATTATAATCAGATTGTAAAGCTGTTGTATAAGAGTTTTTCAGAGAAAAAGGCATCGGCATACCTGTATAAATTGGAAAAACAAACGGCTGAAATGGTGCAATTATTCAAAAAAGTTGTGGAAATAACCGAGGAATTTGATAAGAAACACCTCAAAAACAGCCTTAAAAATGATAGCGAAAATCGGAAGAAGTGAAAATTTATACGGTGCGTTGGCGTACAATAACCTAAAAGTTGAAAAGGAAAACGGACAAATCCTGTTTGCCAATAAGATTATTGAAACAGCAAACGGGCAATATTCCGTTGCACAATTAGCACAATCTTTTGCTCCTTATTTGATGGCAAACCTCAATACCGAGAAACATACCTTGCATATTTCACTCAATCCAGACCCGAATGATAAAGTCAGCGATGATACATATCGGGAAATGGCACAGCAATATATGCGTGAAATGGGCTACGGCGAACAGCCTTTTGTAGTATTTAAGCATACCGACATTGACCGCTCTCACATTCACATTGTATCGGTCTGTGTGGACGAAAACGGTAAAAAAATATCGGATAAATTTGAAAAAATACGTTCGATGAATATT
This genomic stretch from Chryseobacterium sp. POL2 harbors:
- a CDS encoding ParA family protein, producing METTKETLKISFATQKGGVGKSTMTTLLASVLHYRLGYNVVVMDCDFPQHSLTKMRERDKRTIIQNDYHKKAALKQFQEIAKKAYPIIKCKAETALDMASEYIKKSAVEPDVIFFDLPGTANTKGVLTTLKKMDFIFSPITADRLVVESTLGFTKAFLGLPQTEDNNVKQKLWLFWNQVDGRERTGLYEAYQRVIEELDLSIMETRIMDSKRFRKEGEDTSGYVFRSSLLAPEAQPMKATRLDLFVEEFLKIVHL
- the mobA gene encoding conjugal transfer protein MobA; protein product: MNENSKKQLKKTGRPLKNDPAKIRYTISFNEEEHARFLALFDQSGMQVKAHFITSCIFDKTMKSVQIDKGTVDFYMRLTSFHSQFRSIGVNYNQIVKLLYKSFSEKKASAYLYKLEKQTAEMVQLFKKVVEITEEFDKKHLKNSLKNDSENRKK